Proteins found in one Choristoneura fumiferana chromosome 16, NRCan_CFum_1, whole genome shotgun sequence genomic segment:
- the LOC141436599 gene encoding uncharacterized protein produces MNNTQVLLVRKDIRLSRRKGLEEREEPQTEEEESEAIETEEERRDSVSEALFPAAEALLGNQESSREDVCKALKDLNQTLQRFVSEYAERTILQRERLELERARFQFDMEVFHRKKKSQENDSKSDS; encoded by the exons ATGAATAATACACAAGTATTGCTTGTTCGCAAGGATATAAGATTAAGTAGAAGAAAAGGTTTG gaGGAACGTGAGGAACCTCAGACAGAGGAAGAAGAGTCGGAAGCTATAGAAACAGAGGAAGAGAGAAGAGACTCCGTCAGCGAAGCCCTGTTTCCAGCTGCAGAAGCGCTGTTAGGCAACCAAGAGAGCAGTAGAGAGGATGTTTGTAAAGCTTTGAAG gaccTAAACCAGACACTACAAAGGTTTGTATCGGAGTACGCAGAACGGACAATTCTGCAGCGCGAGCGGCTGGAGTTAGAGCGCGCGAGATTCCAATTTGACATGGAGGTGTTCCACAGAAAGAAGAAAAGCCAAGAAAATGACAGTAAAAGTGATAGCTAG